The proteins below are encoded in one region of Fibrobacter sp.:
- a CDS encoding virulence RhuM family protein, with protein MGENKGEIVLYQPEGEVRLEVRVENETVWLNRQQLAVLFNRDIKTIGKHIANALKEECQDSVVAKFATTADDGKTYQVEHYDLDLILSVGYRVKSANGVKFRRWANQVLKDYILKGYAVNQRKIATDLQIADRLHEQRQLIEGQGAKLTNVDTRLSAVEQHIDFFVKASQTPTGGILASGTRFDGFALITDLVKSAKRSVIFIDPFATVDVLKFAAVRARGVLATIYSPRITPEFRAAADLHKRQYPGLELKTMRTVHDRFLLIDDTVYHFGASFKDMGNEMTAYSVLNFITPEEVIEKVRESTKG; from the coding sequence ATGGGAGAGAACAAGGGCGAAATCGTACTTTACCAGCCGGAAGGCGAAGTACGGCTAGAGGTACGTGTAGAAAACGAGACCGTGTGGCTCAATCGCCAGCAGCTAGCAGTTTTGTTCAACCGTGATATCAAAACAATCGGCAAACATATTGCCAATGCGTTGAAAGAAGAGTGCCAAGACTCAGTTGTCGCAAAATTTGCGACAACTGCCGACGACGGGAAAACATATCAGGTTGAACATTACGACTTAGATTTGATTTTATCCGTCGGCTATCGTGTCAAATCGGCAAATGGAGTCAAATTCCGCCGCTGGGCGAATCAAGTCCTGAAAGACTACATACTCAAGGGCTACGCCGTAAACCAACGTAAAATTGCGACTGATTTGCAAATTGCAGACCGCTTGCACGAACAGCGGCAACTCATTGAGGGCCAAGGCGCTAAACTCACAAATGTTGATACGCGACTCTCCGCAGTCGAGCAGCATATCGACTTCTTTGTGAAAGCTTCACAAACTCCCACAGGGGGCATTCTTGCAAGCGGGACGCGATTCGACGGATTCGCACTAATTACGGACCTTGTGAAGTCGGCGAAGCGTTCCGTCATATTCATCGACCCGTTTGCCACGGTCGATGTCCTGAAATTCGCTGCCGTGCGGGCGAGGGGTGTCTTGGCGACAATCTACTCCCCGAGAATCACGCCCGAATTCAGGGCCGCTGCAGACTTACATAAAAGGCAGTATCCCGGACTGGAACTGAAGACCATGCGCACGGTCCACGACCGGTTCTTGCTCATCGATGACACCGTGTATCACTTTGGTGCAAGTTTCAAGGACATGGGAAACGAAATGACGGCATACAGCGTCTTGAACTTTATAACACCCGAGGAGGTCATTGAGAAGGTCCGCGAAAGCACAAAAGGGTGA